TCTATTTCTTTTTTAAGGGCAACTCGTGTACCCACTTTTTTTCCGTCGATAATATCTATAATGGTATGGTCTTTTTTTCCGTTGGCAATAAACGTAGGGATGTTATTTGCGGCGGACTGTTGTGCATATTCTAATTTAGAACCCATGCCACCACGCCCCTCGGCTTCTCCTTTGGTGTTGTCTTGAATGTATTTGTTTAGATTTTCATCCGGACTTACGTGATCAACAAGGGAACTGCTTTTTTCGTCTGGATGACCGCTATAAAGCCCATCAATATCAGTTAAAATAATGAGTTTATCTGCCTTAACTAATTGCGCGATAAGACTAGCAAGCTCATCGTTATCAGAGAACATAGACATGGTTAGCGATACTGCATCATCTTCATTAGCAATAGGGATAACACCTTCCGCAAGTAATCCTTCATAACAATTTATCATGTTTTGACGGTGTTCACCAGGACTAAAATCTCTTTTGGTAGGTAAAACCTGTGCACATTTCATACCATAATCACGAAATATATTATAGTACAAACGCATCATTCTAGGCTGCCCAATAGCCGAGTAAACCTGTCTTTTTTGTGTTTTATCTTCGATACTAGATTTACCTAAGACCTCCATTCCAGCAATTACAGACCCAGAAGAAACCAAAATAGTAATGATTCCCCTTTCATATAATTGTGCAATTTGTTTCACCAATTTCTTGAGTACAGGCCTTACAATTCTATTATCTTTATTCGTCATCACATTAGTTCCGACTTTTATGACAATCTTTTGTTTATACATGTTGTTTTTCTTTTCCAAGTTCAACGGCTCGGTCAAAAGCAGCAAAAGCAGCCTCTTTAATTAATTCTCCTACATTATTGTCTTCCATAGAATTTAATGCGGCGCGTGTAGTACCTCCTTTACTTGCCACTTTTTCCATCCATGAATTTGGAGACAAGGTATTTTGATTGAACAGTTCTATAGCTCCTGTAAATGTTTGTGCAACTAATACCTTAGAAACATTTGGCGAAAACCCCATTTGCAATGCGGCTTCCATCATACTCTGCATAAAATAAAATACATACGCAGGACCACTACCAGAAATTCCGGTAGAGGCATCTATGAAATTCTCGTCTTTAACTAAAATAGATTTACCAGTGGTGTCTAATAAACTTTCTATGGCGAGTAATTCTATTCTAGAAACTTCAGGAGACGCAACATACGAGGTAAGTCCTTTGCCAACTTGTGCTGGTAAATTAGGCATTGCGCGTATTATTTTAGTTAAGCC
This genomic stretch from Cellulophaga algicola DSM 14237 harbors:
- the proC gene encoding pyrroline-5-carboxylate reductase, which gives rise to MKVLVIGAGNMGLTYAKGMSKSKLLKKENIMVLDTSEEKLDEVDQMSDFDAYRNLEDCVPQADIIFIAVKPYHAEDLFRKINKLVTGDQLLISIMAGITIKTIKDTTGLTKIIRAMPNLPAQVGKGLTSYVASPEVSRIELLAIESLLDTTGKSILVKDENFIDASTGISGSGPAYVFYFMQSMMEAALQMGFSPNVSKVLVAQTFTGAIELFNQNTLSPNSWMEKVASKGGTTRAALNSMEDNNVGELIKEAAFAAFDRAVELGKEKQHV
- the proB gene encoding glutamate 5-kinase; this encodes MYKQKIVIKVGTNVMTNKDNRIVRPVLKKLVKQIAQLYERGIITILVSSGSVIAGMEVLGKSSIEDKTQKRQVYSAIGQPRMMRLYYNIFRDYGMKCAQVLPTKRDFSPGEHRQNMINCYEGLLAEGVIPIANEDDAVSLTMSMFSDNDELASLIAQLVKADKLIILTDIDGLYSGHPDEKSSSLVDHVSPDENLNKYIQDNTKGEAEGRGGMGSKLEYAQQSAANNIPTFIANGKKDHTIIDIIDGKKVGTRVALKKEIEV